A part of Pseudarthrobacter phenanthrenivorans Sphe3 genomic DNA contains:
- a CDS encoding helix-turn-helix domain-containing protein, whose product MRWDGLSVDPKYLEALFAKYPERLTPQDLEEIFGLSRNTVYRWLQTGVIPAYQVEKTWLIARDQVKDWVWENRNTLRKGQTPEVNDEDQP is encoded by the coding sequence CCAAGTACCTGGAAGCACTCTTCGCCAAGTACCCGGAGCGTCTTACGCCTCAGGACCTCGAAGAGATCTTCGGGTTGTCCCGAAACACCGTCTACCGCTGGCTCCAAACCGGAGTGATTCCTGCCTACCAAGTCGAGAAGACATGGTTGATCGCCAGAGATCAAGTCAAGGACTGGGTCTGGGAGAACCGGAACACACTCAGGAAGGGCCAGACACCGGAAGTGAACGACGAGGACCAGCCCTAG
- a CDS encoding CHAP domain-containing protein yields MQSRTTAPALVAGAVFAPVGLVLSMVLFGGGSQAAADVCSPAGSSVSVDADQLPKVAVAGYEGEQLKNAALIINAGKALGLSARGQTIGVMTAMGESGLRVLDYGDGPGPDSRGLFQQRDNGAWGTYPDRMNPTTSATNFFTALQMVGGWEQLEPTTAAHRVQRNADPFHYQSYWAAAVEVVAALGDVPVTDAGGESSCGIPGQSGKDDDLPWRTAKIYEPSPLGMYNRECVDFALWRVNQQLGSTSAPYKVHNGTFRPDGAVLGSALSWKDGWDAKGWPTGGTPRVGAVVWYSPGTGGADGTYGHVAVVKAVNGDGSFLEEGYNGNPAPNDHTYYTRTVENVAPSAFLYLPGSDSPEEP; encoded by the coding sequence ATGCAGTCACGAACGACTGCGCCTGCGTTGGTCGCCGGTGCCGTCTTCGCACCCGTCGGCTTGGTGTTGTCCATGGTCCTGTTCGGCGGGGGCTCCCAGGCCGCGGCCGACGTCTGCTCACCTGCCGGGTCCAGCGTCAGCGTTGACGCAGACCAGCTGCCGAAGGTCGCTGTCGCCGGCTACGAGGGCGAGCAGCTGAAGAACGCGGCCCTGATCATCAACGCAGGCAAAGCCCTTGGCCTGTCTGCCCGTGGGCAGACGATCGGTGTCATGACTGCCATGGGCGAATCCGGGCTCCGCGTCCTGGACTACGGCGACGGCCCGGGACCTGACTCCCGGGGCCTGTTCCAGCAGCGCGACAACGGCGCCTGGGGAACATACCCGGACCGGATGAACCCGACGACGTCAGCCACGAACTTCTTCACCGCCCTGCAGATGGTCGGCGGGTGGGAACAGCTTGAACCCACCACGGCCGCCCACCGGGTCCAGCGCAACGCCGACCCGTTCCACTACCAGTCCTACTGGGCGGCCGCCGTCGAGGTCGTCGCTGCGCTGGGCGACGTGCCGGTCACCGATGCCGGCGGGGAAAGCTCCTGCGGGATCCCCGGCCAATCCGGCAAGGACGATGACCTGCCGTGGCGCACGGCCAAGATCTACGAGCCGTCCCCGCTGGGCATGTACAACCGCGAATGCGTCGATTTCGCGCTCTGGCGCGTCAACCAGCAGCTCGGCAGCACCAGCGCCCCCTACAAGGTCCACAACGGCACCTTCCGGCCGGACGGTGCAGTGCTCGGCTCGGCCCTTTCCTGGAAAGACGGCTGGGACGCCAAAGGCTGGCCCACCGGTGGAACCCCACGTGTTGGCGCGGTCGTCTGGTACTCCCCCGGCACCGGCGGTGCCGACGGCACCTACGGCCACGTCGCCGTCGTCAAAGCCGTCAACGGTGACGGCAGCTTCCTCGAAGAGGGCTACAACGGCAACCCCGCCCCCAACGACCACACCTACTACACCCGCACCGTAGAGAACGTCGCTCCCAGCGCCTTTCTCTATTTGCCCGGCAGCGACTCACCGGAGGAACCATGA
- a CDS encoding MinD/ParA family ATP-binding protein encodes MMETQALDFPKINAVLRTNGTGEVTINGTSHAIEAADEAAVLTDALRIITETAAQLGRPVRVSTTDPDGQGLIIVSPEGVVSEAAPAKRTSKREQDPESAPAAASPEPAKTTVAPAPASEARQSEESPVDPAGSAPVTFGAAVTAAPAQGPAPASTASAEEPATRRSLKDTSSLISAPVLQPATRGWRGALSRLGFRMDPSAEELAEREDIRVVSQHWPGPRTVAVVNRKGGANKTPTVVMLSAILARYSGAATVAWDNNESQGTLGWRTEKGGHNNSVLDLIDSSQALLSPSAQAAEIAQFVHHQTSDKFDVLRSDENEEGDHEVTAEEVDIAHQVLTRYYRLIVMDSGNTARAANWRRMIHHTNQLVVPVTAIEDRAEAARLTLQTLESRGGHDAELARNAVVIVSESTDAKRSMSGDALKRAKDEARRIADGFTPHVRAVLRIPYDPALVNGPIRYDALQPATQRAWLAAAAAVAKGF; translated from the coding sequence ATGATGGAAACCCAAGCGCTCGACTTCCCCAAGATCAACGCCGTTCTCCGCACCAACGGAACCGGCGAAGTCACCATCAACGGGACCTCCCACGCGATCGAGGCCGCCGACGAAGCCGCCGTCCTCACCGACGCCCTGCGCATCATCACCGAAACCGCTGCCCAGCTCGGCCGACCCGTCCGCGTCAGCACCACCGACCCGGACGGGCAGGGCCTCATTATCGTCTCCCCCGAAGGCGTCGTCAGCGAAGCCGCTCCGGCCAAGCGCACCTCCAAGCGGGAGCAGGACCCTGAGTCTGCTCCGGCCGCCGCTTCGCCCGAACCGGCCAAAACCACGGTCGCGCCTGCTCCGGCTTCCGAGGCCCGGCAGTCCGAGGAATCTCCCGTGGATCCAGCCGGCTCTGCGCCGGTGACCTTCGGTGCAGCTGTTACAGCCGCGCCCGCCCAAGGACCAGCACCGGCTTCTACAGCCTCCGCTGAGGAGCCTGCCACCCGGCGCAGCCTCAAAGACACCTCGTCCCTCATCAGCGCGCCCGTGCTCCAGCCGGCAACCCGGGGCTGGCGCGGCGCTCTCAGCCGCCTCGGCTTCCGCATGGACCCCTCGGCCGAGGAACTGGCCGAACGCGAAGACATCCGCGTCGTAAGCCAGCACTGGCCAGGGCCCCGCACCGTCGCGGTCGTCAACCGCAAGGGCGGAGCGAACAAGACACCCACCGTCGTCATGCTCAGCGCGATCCTGGCCCGCTACAGCGGCGCTGCGACCGTCGCCTGGGACAACAACGAATCCCAGGGCACGCTGGGCTGGCGCACCGAAAAGGGCGGTCATAACAACAGCGTCCTTGATCTCATCGACTCCTCCCAGGCGCTGCTCTCCCCCAGCGCCCAGGCAGCCGAGATCGCCCAATTTGTCCACCATCAGACCTCGGACAAGTTCGACGTCCTGCGCTCGGACGAGAACGAGGAGGGCGACCACGAAGTGACCGCCGAAGAGGTGGACATCGCCCACCAGGTACTCACCCGCTACTACCGGCTCATCGTCATGGACTCCGGTAACACCGCCCGCGCCGCCAACTGGCGACGAATGATCCACCACACCAACCAGCTCGTGGTCCCAGTGACAGCCATCGAAGACCGCGCCGAAGCCGCCCGCCTGACCCTCCAAACCCTCGAATCCCGTGGTGGCCACGATGCCGAGCTGGCACGCAACGCCGTCGTCATCGTGTCCGAATCCACCGATGCCAAGCGAAGCATGAGCGGCGACGCGCTCAAGCGCGCCAAAGACGAGGCCCGCAGGATCGCCGACGGCTTCACCCCGCATGTACGGGCCGTGCTCCGCATCCCCTACGACCCCGCCCTCGTCAACGGACCCATCCGCTACGACGCCCTCCAACCCGCCACCCAACGCGCCTGGCTTGCCGCAGCCGCTGCAGTGGCCAAAGGTTTCTAG
- a CDS encoding MarR family transcriptional regulator, translated as MPVSGVSRNLSSSCSPAEAWAALAPALAGQPRVRLSKDAGKSYPQKHERNLTEALPSVPAAVRIFGKDGTCAAIFLDFDSSVAGQDWVHADVRAVQTWLHSVEARWIEDYSPNGGRHIYVPLAQRVTFSEARDLVEALGTRYRTLDKTPHQNLLHGCMRTPGSPHKRGGHQELAMSLSMAYDIVRRPNSAAVWAAMTKDLAAEIKAVRALRQEATFTPETAAAPVVDQPVGRMSRAMQVLAQTGIYDTKRYATDSDARQAVIVGAAAAGLDLVDVERRLLQGTWPGLASFYARYAARHRLPSLRRDWMNALAYLSKNPASRNGKNNVRRSPTSQPNTQAGPLKGLDPTTNPDAEHQYIRSWRSALRIREVSYQQSRSGMARRMVLRALGEAAHKTGSRFIEFGVRSIAVATGLDHTTVSLHLRELRVEKDPLVTLVEEARGTKGDLYMLTVPEELKTAAEEASWQKGKIHGLRPVFRELGLPAAFVYEALEHSPALSTTEIVGVTRLSRSAVHEALEILAAWNLISRDAGRAWSIVAATSLKQLAERFGILEAVVVQVQRYRTDRIIWREWLAKNVTTVAELLSPDDDYPWEMFEGPPDDWSLSDIAFRRTG; from the coding sequence ATACCTGTTTCTGGCGTGTCGCGCAACCTCTCATCGTCATGTTCTCCCGCAGAAGCTTGGGCCGCCCTTGCACCTGCTCTCGCAGGTCAGCCACGGGTCCGCCTTTCCAAGGACGCTGGTAAGTCGTATCCGCAAAAACACGAACGGAACCTCACCGAGGCACTTCCGTCTGTTCCCGCGGCAGTCCGGATCTTCGGCAAGGACGGCACCTGCGCTGCTATCTTCCTGGACTTCGACTCCTCGGTAGCCGGGCAGGACTGGGTTCACGCAGATGTTCGTGCCGTTCAGACCTGGTTGCACTCGGTCGAGGCCCGCTGGATCGAGGACTACTCCCCCAACGGTGGCCGCCACATCTACGTCCCGCTGGCGCAGCGGGTCACATTTTCCGAAGCGCGTGATCTTGTTGAGGCGCTAGGCACCCGGTACCGGACCCTAGACAAGACCCCGCACCAGAATCTGCTCCACGGCTGCATGCGAACCCCCGGCTCACCCCACAAACGGGGCGGCCACCAGGAGCTGGCAATGAGCCTGTCCATGGCCTACGACATCGTACGCCGCCCCAACAGTGCCGCGGTCTGGGCCGCGATGACCAAAGACCTGGCCGCAGAGATCAAGGCCGTCCGGGCACTCCGCCAGGAGGCAACCTTTACTCCGGAAACCGCCGCGGCACCAGTTGTGGACCAGCCTGTTGGCCGCATGTCCCGCGCCATGCAGGTGCTTGCCCAGACCGGCATATACGACACAAAGCGCTACGCAACCGATTCAGACGCCCGCCAAGCAGTCATCGTCGGAGCCGCTGCCGCCGGCCTCGATCTGGTGGACGTTGAACGCCGGCTGCTCCAGGGAACCTGGCCCGGACTGGCCTCCTTCTACGCCCGCTACGCCGCCCGGCACAGGCTCCCGTCCCTGCGACGGGACTGGATGAATGCCCTCGCCTACCTCAGCAAAAACCCGGCCAGTAGGAACGGAAAGAACAATGTCCGCAGATCCCCCACAAGCCAGCCAAATACACAGGCGGGGCCACTAAAGGGTTTAGATCCAACTACTAACCCTGATGCAGAGCATCAGTACATCCGGTCCTGGCGCAGTGCTCTCAGGATCAGGGAGGTCAGCTACCAGCAATCCAGGAGTGGGATGGCCAGGAGGATGGTCTTGCGGGCTTTGGGGGAGGCAGCCCACAAGACAGGGTCCCGTTTCATTGAATTCGGTGTCCGATCCATTGCTGTGGCCACTGGCCTCGACCACACCACTGTTAGCCTGCACTTGCGGGAGCTGCGTGTTGAGAAGGACCCACTTGTGACCTTGGTTGAAGAAGCGCGCGGCACCAAGGGAGATTTGTACATGCTTACTGTCCCCGAGGAGCTCAAGACCGCGGCCGAGGAAGCTAGCTGGCAGAAAGGGAAGATTCACGGCCTCCGGCCAGTCTTCCGGGAATTGGGTCTGCCGGCAGCATTCGTTTATGAAGCACTGGAACACTCTCCCGCGCTGTCTACGACCGAGATTGTTGGCGTTACTAGACTGTCCCGCTCTGCCGTTCACGAAGCGCTCGAGATTCTCGCAGCTTGGAACTTGATCAGCCGCGATGCTGGCCGTGCCTGGTCAATCGTAGCGGCCACATCCCTCAAACAGCTGGCTGAGCGGTTTGGCATACTGGAAGCCGTGGTTGTCCAGGTTCAGCGGTACCGGACGGATCGCATTATTTGGCGTGAGTGGCTGGCTAAGAACGTTACTACCGTTGCTGAACTCCTCTCACCTGACGATGACTACCCATGGGAAATGTTCGAAGGGCCGCCCGACGACTGGTCACTCTCGGACATAGCGTTCCGTCGCACCGGCTGA
- a CDS encoding AAA family ATPase produces MIILVAHQKGGVGKSTIAVNIAVEFTSKGKSVIIVEADPTVKTSSTWAKDREDSGYSPITTVRQTGNLRATLLDLADKYDAVIVDAPGKDSSEMRTAMTAADLMLVPIPPSQPDLDTTESLVVTINQARDFNPELKALAVLNRVPTNVFSDSDSEARTYLADFPELRVARTKLHERKVYQTSVSEGLGVVEMKDSKAKREIQLLTEEVLAW; encoded by the coding sequence GTGATAATTTTGGTCGCGCATCAGAAAGGCGGGGTTGGAAAGTCCACCATCGCCGTGAATATAGCCGTAGAGTTCACGTCCAAAGGCAAGAGCGTCATCATCGTCGAGGCTGACCCGACCGTGAAGACGTCCAGCACCTGGGCCAAGGACCGCGAAGACAGCGGGTACTCCCCCATCACCACCGTTCGCCAGACCGGCAACCTTCGCGCGACGCTGCTTGATTTGGCCGACAAATATGACGCTGTAATTGTTGACGCACCCGGTAAGGATTCCTCGGAGATGCGGACAGCGATGACAGCTGCCGATCTCATGCTCGTGCCGATCCCTCCGAGTCAGCCCGACCTCGACACAACCGAGAGTCTGGTTGTCACTATCAATCAGGCCCGGGACTTCAATCCTGAGCTGAAGGCACTTGCCGTCCTCAACCGGGTCCCAACCAACGTGTTCTCTGACTCCGATTCCGAGGCACGCACTTACCTTGCTGATTTCCCCGAGCTGCGCGTAGCCCGCACCAAGCTGCACGAACGGAAGGTCTATCAGACCAGCGTCTCGGAAGGGCTAGGTGTGGTCGAGATGAAGGACTCCAAAGCCAAACGTGAGATTCAGCTTCTAACAGAGGAGGTTCTGGCATGGTGA